The Kryptolebias marmoratus isolate JLee-2015 linkage group LG1, ASM164957v2, whole genome shotgun sequence sequence AGGGAAACAAACTGCTATGTTGGGCTGAAGAAGCTACGCAGTGACACGTCTGTAAAGCTGAGCCACTTTGGAAaatttcattcattcaacaGCCGTGAAAGGTGAATATTTCTCTTTTACCTCCATATATTTGCCATCTTCCTGTAACACCAAGTCAAAGCATCATCACCTGAGCTGCTATTCTAGGCTAAGCAGCTAATTAGAGTTAATTAGAGTCTTATTACCCTGCAATAAGCTACGAAATTATGTATTTGTATTGCTCAAAAGCTAGTTTACAGCTAGGTGGACGTGGTAATTCGGGCTAATTTCAGTAAACTCTCCCTTTACGGGGACAATATGCGTTATAACTTAGATTAGACTTGATTTATAGGGCTGTAATAATGCACTTCACACAACCTGTGACATTTATTAGCCACTGGGTTGTGGCAGGTTAGGTTAAAAACATGGCGAGTAACGTAGTTAGCGTGCTAAGTGCTAGTTAGCTGAAGTTATTTGCGCCAAATTCATCTGACCGCTGCAGTGAGTTTTAACGCAAACTCAGCTGCCTTCAGACACTGTAAGTCAGCTTGTTCCCTTCTGggttatttattctttctttccttctgctgcaggtttttgttttttatcttttaccccAAATGGAAGTTGAATGTCTGGCACTGAAAGACCTCACAAGTCCGAGGAAAAGCTTCTCGGTGGAGCCAGAGGAGGATGGGGGACAAAGTGACCAAAAAGTGAGCAAAGATGATGgatttgcttgtttgtttgtttgtttgtggtccTTTCACAGTCTTGAAAAGTCTGGGATTTCGCCCCTCAGGTCTTAAAATATAtgtagaaaaagaacaaaaaacccATTTGTGCTtccagactttttcttttttcgaaaaataaaaagaaatttggaTTATTTCCTATTCGTGTTATATCTGATGCTTTTAACCAGCCTTAACTTTGTCTTAGTTTGTTTACAAATTCAGCCATCTTTGGAAGGAAAGTAGAAAGGGACTGAGTGACGATTTAAAGTGTTTGCACCTTGTGAACCTcacaaaacttaaataaatgctCTCTAAATGCAAATTATTCGCCATGTGTTGTAGACCGATGAGCTACAAGTGAGCCGAACCCTGTTTTACTcacaaaaagagcattttagctTTATAAAAAGTATACAAATACATATCTTTTGTGCACAGCCTATACAGAAATGGCTGAAAACCAGTGCAGAAATCTGGACGTTTGAGTCTGGAAAagccagtttttgtttcttaaacagGAAAGGTGTAAGAACCCCGTGTTACAGATATTTTATAGCATCACTTGGATAATCAGGAAGAATTTTCAGAGCAGTGAGCATTATAAAGCACAGACACTCTCTAAATTCACTTGCATCTGTGTGGTTTAGGTATTTTTGTAGGAATCAGCATTAAACTTCATAAATAGGATTAATTGATCTGATTTACAGTGACACGTTCGAGTCGTGGCAGGAAGACTCGGATTTGGGGCCTGATTGTCACGTCTGTGTGTTCGTTTACCAAAATAGGTCCAGGATCgctgaatacattttttgtgaaacCTTCAGGAATCAATCGAACGTGTACAAGTTGTTAcctctaattcaagatggctgccgcagccagtCGATCTTTGCCCATGCCTCAGTGCAGCGTTAGAAGCTGAGAGTCCCTCGCAGCACACATGGCGATAACTCACGAGGGCGCGCGCAGTCATGGAGGGTGGCGCTCAGCTGGCGCGCCCAcgaggaacgctaggcctttcagtggaaacaaatgtttttaggacaatttaaaatgatgtgCAACAAGGCGAAAACTGGTTTCTGTCGCAGGAAAACGTGTGCGTGGAGAGGAAGAGGTCAACCCCGCTGAAGCCGGCAGACTCGACGGTCCCGGCGGTCCCGGCGGTCCCGGTCCTGCTGGCGAACAGGAAGGGCCCGGCCCCGGATCTGACCCACGTCACCCCCATCAAGCAGGCTGCCCTGGCAGAGCCCTGGACGCCCACGGCTAACTTGAAGATGCTGATCAGTGCCGCCAGCCTGGACATCCGGGACAGGGAGATGAAAAAGGTGCTGTTCAGGCCGATGGAGAACGATAAAGACAAGCCGGCGGAGGATAAAGAGGCGGACGACTCTTCTCAGGTGTGTGAACAAGGGAAGTCCCTGATAAAGGGGCTTATTACGCCTACCTGAACCTGAACCATTTACAATCCACCtgcctctgtcctctctctcaGTTTGAAGAGGAAGATGGCGAGAAGAAGCCAAGCAGGAAGCAGAAGAGTTTGGGTCTGCTCTGCCAGAAGTTCCTGGCTCTTTACCCAGATTACCCCCCGCCCCACAGCCCCATCTGGATCTCACTGGACGAGGTGGCGACCAGTCTGGGTAAGAACTGTCTGAAGGAGAATTATAAagtatttcttttaaagcttctgGACTTTGTCCATGTTCAACTCACTCAGCTGACTTTTGGGTTTGGtaactttttagatttttctgaaTATCTAACTGGAGAAATGTGTTAACATCTCTTCAGctctttcagaaacattgttctctgaaatctgcttctatttttgtcttcttatgttatttttagctgttttgttacTGAAAGGGTTTAGATACTGTTAGCAGttagcaagccttttgctactttctcCTTTTAGTtgttgcttttagttagcctttaaGTTCTAGCTAATctagtttttttacttttcggtatctttctatttttagctgtttgctgctttttgcttgtagctagccttttgctacttctagcttgcCGTTTGgtgcttttagttagccttttgctacttatagATTCTAGCTAGCcattggctacttttagctacttttctgctgcttttggctAGCTGTTGCTACTCTTAGCTgtctttcatgtgtttttagCTGGCCTGTTGCTATtcttagcttctagctagtcttttgatACTTCTAGCTTGCAGAAAACACAGCTTCTATAGAAACccagttttcacacaaacactggcTGCGGTTTTGTGCCGACATATTTATTAGACGTTTCCAACCGTGGCTCACTTTGTCAGGAGTGGAGCGGCGCCGGATCTACGACATTGTCAACGTGCTGGAGTCTCTGTCCATCGTGGGCCGAATAGCCAAGAACAGCTACACCTGGTACGGCCGCCAGCCGCTGGCCGCCAcgctggaggagctgcagcggAGGGGCCGCGAGCAGGGCTACCACCTCCAGATGGAGCTGAGCTCCGACGCCAGGAtggccgggccgggccgggagGACGACGGAGGCGAGGGGGACGCTGGGAACGGTAAGATTTGGTAATTGTTTATTATGTAGTGAAGGTTAGGAGTTAAAAACAGTGAGTTTAAGTGGTTCTTATACATGTTTCAGTGGCTCGTTATAAATTAAATCTGTCATTCATTGTTCGCCTTTCTGAGATggatttgttgctgttttagtGTCGATAATGAGACATAAAACGGAACTTTCAGGCAAGATTAATGACCTCGATATGTTAAgctgaaagtcagagttttcTAACATCTGTTATTCAGAAAAATCAGGTGTTCCATGCGCCAGAtactgtaatattttaaataaacgtCAGATAACAGAGTTAGAAAATCCACAGTCAccataaaatatcaaaactttCAAAGAACGGATTTTAAAAATTGGACATGTGTTAAATTACTGTTCCTCTTGTTTTGCAGCCGGGAGCAACAGAAAGGACAAGTCTCTGCGCATCATGAGTCAGAAGTTCGTCATGCTTTTCCTGGTGTCCAAAACTCAGACTGTAACTCTGGACGCAGCCGCGAAGGTCCTCATCGAGGAGAGCCAGGACTCCTCCAGCCACAGCAAGTACAAAAGTAAGAACCCCCGGTTCTGCCTGCAGCTGGGCTTAAAGCACGGTGGACTTTCCTTTAAACGCGCCcctgtttgtgttccttcaGCCAAGGTGCGGCGTTTGTACGACATCGCGAACGTGCTGACCAGTTTGAGCCTCATCAAGAAGGTCCACGTGAGGGAGGAGAAAGGCAGGAAGCCAGCCTTCAAGTGGCTGGGCCCCGTGGACTTCAGCAGCTCCGGTAAGAACTGTGAgcgctgaagaagctaaaacaagcaggacacaggctaaaggagcagaacaacagctcaaatcagcaaaacaagagctaaagctaaaatgaccaGAACTGATGCTAAAGATGAAATGAGCATATTAGGtattaaaattagcaaaacagatgctaaagcaCACATTAACACAACAATAGCTAAATCTAGCTAGCTAAGTATAATTAGGAAAACAGGTGCGTAAGCTAAAGTTAGCTAATCAAcaactaaaactagcaaaactgaTGCTAAAGCTGAAATGAGCCTATTAGTtactaaaatcagcaaaacagatgctaacaGGTAAAATTACCAAAAGAGTAGCTGAATCTAGCTAGCTAAGCATAATTAGCAGAACAGGTGTGTAAGCTAAAATTAGTCAATTATtaactaaaactagcaaaactgatgctaaaggtaaaattagcacaatggctaaaagcttaaattggTAAAATAATAGctataattagcaaaacatttgtaagctaaaattagcaaatcagtaattaaaattagcagaacagatgctaaagcacaaattagcacaacagtagctgaatgctaaaattaccaaaacagtagcaaaatcgtatttaaaagagaaagatatcaaaacagtaactaaaaggaGCATAGATCAGAAATGCTTCCAGAGAGAAcatctgtgtgtatttatattggttattttttgtcagtaaaGGTGAAGACTCATCTTTCACACACAAAGTAACCCTGAAACTCGTGCTAACGCGGCCCTCGTCTGTCTCGTGTGCAGAAAGCACGGCTGTGTCTCCGTGCGAGTCCGAGTCGTCAGCAAACAACCAGGacttcaggaaaacaaagatggccCGTCACGCCTCCTTCAACGTGGCGCCGCCATCTGTCACCGTGCTGCGGCAGGTCAACTCCGCCCCCAGCAGCCCACGCTGCCACCTAACAGGTGGGAAACACTCACCTATAGGACCCACATCGTCAGTCTAAAGTCTAAACGGGGTAAATTAAATGCTTTACAGGTCAGTCCAACCAGCCTGGGGAGTTCTCCCAGATGACTGTGAGCAGCAGCTCAGTGTTTGGAAACAGCCCTGAGtgagtccacacacacacctcaactGCTTCTGTAATATTCCATCTTTCCTGAAACGCTCCACATGAAGTGGTTAGTGGTGTaacctcttcctgtttctcctcagtCACCACGCCGAGGCCCTCCTCGTCCCCTCGCCTCACTGCCTGGCCTACCTGCCCAGCCTGTCCCAGCCCTCTGTGGTCATGCTCTACAGGCCGCCGCACGAACAGGGCTGGACGGCCGGAGGTCAGAGGTCGAGCAGGGAGGAAAGGAAGCGGAGGCGGGAGGAAAGCGAAGACGATGCAGAGGCCGTGGGGAAAAAGAAAGGGAAGCCTGTGTTCGAGGAATCCGGAGAGGTgagttaaactgtttaaatcttttatgtTTAATCACTCTGTTctaaactgaatgttttctcACACAGCCAGAGAAATCTGTCATTACGTGtcatttttagagttttaatGGGTGTGTTCTCTGACTCGGTATTTGTCACATCTGAGTCTAAAGATGCGTCTCTAATATGACACAGTTTTAGAATTCAAGCTGGAAGTCCTCcgtttttcagctgcagttattTGGGTTTTAAAACCAGACAGCGCCTCGAAAAAGTCTTCATGCTCCTTGAGATTCATGTGTCAGAATGGAGCAGGAATGGGTCAGACCGAAGCAGATTCATGTGTCAGAATGGAGCAGGAATGGGTCAGACNNNNNNNNNNNNNNNNNNNNNNNNNNNNNNNNNNNNNNNNNNNNNNNNNNNNNNNNNNNNNNNNNNNNNNNNNNNNNNNNNNNNNNNNNNNNNNNNNNNNNNNNNNNNNNNNNNNNNNNNNNNNNNNNNNNNNNNNNNNNNNNNNNNNNNNNNNNNNNNNNNNNNNNNNNNNNNNNNNNNNNNNNNNNNNNNNNNNNNNNNNNNNNNNNNNNNNNNNNNNNNNNNNNNNNNNNNNNNNNNNNNNNNNNNNNNNNNNNNNNNNNNNNNNNNNNNNNNNNNNNNNNNNNNNNNNNNNNNNNNNNNNNNNNNNNNNNNNNNNNNNNNNNNNNNNNNNNNNNNNNNNNNNNNNNNNNNNNNNNNNNNNNNNNNNNNNNNNNNNNNNNNNNNNNNNNNNNNNNNNNNNNNNNNNNNNNNNNNNNNNNNNNNNNNNNNNNNNNNNNNNNNNNNNNNNNNNNNNNNNNNNNNNNNNNNNNNNNNNNNNNNNNNNNNNNNNNNNNNNNNNNNNNNNNNNNNNNNNNNNNNNNNNNNNNNNNNNNNNNNNNNNNNNNNNNNNNNNNNNNNNNNNNNNNNNNNNNNNNNNNNNNNNNNNNNNNNNNNNNNNNNNNNNNNNNNNNNNNNNNNNNNNNNNNNNNNNNNNNNNNNNNNNNNNNNNNNNNNNNNNNNNNNNNNNNNNNNNNNNNNNNNNNNNNNNNNNNNNNNNNNNNNNNNNNNNNNNNNNNNNNNNNNNNNNNNNNNNNNNNNNNNNNNNNNNNNNNNNNNNNNNNNNNNNNNNNNNNNNNNNNNNNNNNNNNNNNNNNNNNNNNNNNNNNNNNNNNNNNNNNNNNNNNNNNNNNNNNNNNNNNNNNNNNNNNNNNNNNNNNNNNNNNNNNNNNNNNNNNNNNNNNNNNNNNNNNNNNNNNNNNNNNNNNNNNNNNNNNNNNNNNNNNNNNNNNNNNNNNNNNNNNNNNNNNNNNNNNNNNNNNNNNNNNNNNNNNNNNNNNNNNNNNNNNNNNNNNNNNNNNNNNNNNNNNNNNNNNNNNNNNNNNNNNNNNNNNNNNNNNNNNNNNNNNNNNNNNNNNNNNNNNNNNNNNNNNNNNNNNNNNNNNNNNNNNNNNNNNNNNNNNNNNNNNNNNNNNNNNNNNNNNNNNNNNNNNNNNNNNNNNNNNNNNNNNNNNNNNNNNNNNNNNNNNNNNNNNNNNNNNNNNNNNNNNNNNNNNNNNNNNNNNNNNNNNNNNNNNNNNNNNNNNNNNNNNNNNNNNNNNNNNNNNNNNNNNNNNNNNNNNNNNNNNNNNNNNNNNNNNNNNNNNNNNNNNNNNNNNNNNNNNNNNNNNNNNNNNNNNNNNNNNNNNNNNNNNNNNNNNNNNNNNNNNNNNNNNNNNNNNNNNNNNNNNNNNNNNNNNNNNNNNNNNNNNNNNNNNNNNNNNNNNNNNNNNNNNNNNNNNNNNNNNNNNNNNNNNNNNNNNNNNNNNNNNNNNNNNNNNNNNNNNNNNNNNNNNNNNNNNNNNNNNNNNNNNNNNNNNNNNNNNNNNNNNNNNNNNNNNNNNNNNNNNNNNNNNNNNNNNNNNNNNNNNNNNNNNNNNNNNNNNNNNNNNNNNNNNNNNNNNNNNNNNNNNNNNNNNNNNNNNNNNNNNNNNNNNNNNNNNNNNNNNNNNNNNNNNNNNNNNNNNNNNNNNNNNNNNNNNNNNNNNNNNNNNNNNNNNNNNNNNNNNNNNNNNNNNNNNNNNNNNNNNNNNNNNNNNNNNNNNNNNNNNNNNNNNNNNNNNNNNNNNNNNNNNNNNNNNNNNNNNNNNNNNNNNNNNNNNNNNNNNNNNNNNNNNNNNNNNNNNNNNNNNNNNNNNNNNNNNNNNNNNNNNNNNNNNNNNNNNNNNNNNNNNNNNNNNNNNNNNNNNNNNNNNNNNNNNNNNNNNNNNNNNNNNNNNNNNNNNNNNNNNNNNNNNNNNNNNNNNNNNNNNNNNNNNNNNNNNNNNNNNNNNNNNNNNNNNNNNNNNNNNNNNNNNNNNNNNNNNNNNNNNNNGCAGGAATGGGTCAGACCGAAGCAGAATGGAGCAGGAATGGGTCAGACCGAAGCAGAATGGTGCAGGAATGGGTCAGACCGAAGCAGAATGGAGCAGGAATGGGTCAGACCGAAGCAGATTCATGTGTCAGAATGGTATACACCTCAATCCAAGACGTGAAACTTCAGTTTAAAGATGCTCTCTATCCCAGCTGTGATTTGGagctgtttttataaagaagaatgggcaaaaGGTTCAGTCTCTAGTTGTGCAAAGCTGGTAGAGATAAACCCCAGATGATCTGCAGCTGGAATGGcaacaaaatgtgtttctaCAAAGAAGTGACTCAGGGGTCTAAATACAAATGCAGACTTTAAAACCCTTGTGTCCTTTTCCTTCACTTCCACTTCCTCTATCACAGAAAATCCTTTGATGTTTTAGGGCACCGTGTTGTTAAATGGTCCAGGGCTGTTCCTATTGTTAGTATTTGACTCAGagtttgtgtatttctgtgcaGATGGGAGCAGAACCTCTCGGGCAGGTGAGGTGCTCTCAGGTGAGTAGCGCTGAAACGTCATCGGGCCTTcctgtccagcagagggcagcagagagTCAAAGTAGCAGCAAGGAGCACGCCCAGCCGTCCCACTACCTCTATGTGCCCAACAGCGCAGGTAAGACTCCTTCTAATCCCAGTAAGCATCAATCTGT is a genomic window containing:
- the e2f7 gene encoding transcription factor E2F7 produces the protein MEVECLALKDLTSPRKSFSVEPEEDGGQSDQKENVCVERKRSTPLKPADSTVPAVPAVPVLLANRKGPAPDLTHVTPIKQAALAEPWTPTANLKMLISAASLDIRDREMKKVLFRPMENDKDKPAEDKEADDSSQFEEEDGEKKPSRKQKSLGLLCQKFLALYPDYPPPHSPIWISLDEVATSLGVERRRIYDIVNVLESLSIVGRIAKNSYTWYGRQPLAATLEELQRRGREQGYHLQMELSSDARMAGPGREDDGGEGDAGNAGSNRKDKSLRIMSQKFVMLFLVSKTQTVTLDAAAKVLIEESQDSSSHSKYKTKVRRLYDIANVLTSLSLIKKVHVREEKGRKPAFKWLGPVDFSSSESTAVSPCESESSANNQDFRKTKMARHASFNVAPPSVTVLRQVNSAPSSPRCHLTGQSNQPGEFSQMTVSSSSVFGNSPDHHAEALLVPSPHCLAYLPSLSQPSVVMLYRPPHEQGWTAGGQRSSREERKRRREESEDDAEAVGKKKGKPVFEESGEMGAEPLGQVRCSQVSSAETSSGLPVQQRAAESQSSSKEHAQPSHYLYVPNSAGLNSLNFLIPAGQPPASVALPYVLLPSAAISQYPLLAGSVQQQSSDNPSGLGFSLPAVVSPAHFMLGAAPYSVTAAPEVSGPQLPLPVTPEQSGRYVSAAGTPLSPSGPRQAVSINTQEPVTPHTPKETAAAFSKAFFQTPGTLGGVVAATAARRRGSAQRRLDVEREGNLSRAGSPSAQV